Sequence from the Bacillaceae bacterium S4-13-56 genome:
ACAGGTTGTTTTATTTAGTTTTCAAGGTTCAAATGGTATCGCTTCGAATTAGCGACTCAAATAATATACCATGTAAGATTTTTCATGTCAACAACTTTCTGAAGTTGTTTATTTTGTTTATCGCATTCGTTTGAAGCGACATTTATTAATGTAACATAGTAAATTCCCAATTGCAATAGGATTATCACAGGAAATATTCGGTAAATAAGAACTTGCTTGTCCTATATAAAAATGAAGCCTTCTTGCGCACTTAACATTATCATAAAGTGAAACTTCAATCAGTGGCCGTCCCCCAATGATTGTTAGCACCCAAGGGTATGACCTAAAGGCCTTTAAAACAGCCGCCAATTAAAGATTAATTTAATATCATTTAAATAGGCTTCCCCTCGAAACAAGAAAAGCACTTGTTTCTGCGAAGTAGCTTTCCTTCCTGCGATTACTCAGGGCAATAACTTCGAAGATCACTCGATGAAGCTTTTTCGCTGAAGCTAGACAAATTTTATACTTTATCTGAAAAAAAGACTCATCATTATGAGTCTTTTAAGATCTATACTTATAGAAGGAAGATGTGTATGAACACAAGAGACGCTACTCCTGCAACTCCAAGGAAACCAGATATCAACGAAGTAAAGATATTAATAGGAACATGAATTCCAAATGATGCCCCAAATATATTTAAGAAAAACAAGAACAGTGCACCTATAGCTAACTTAACTGCACCATTAGCA
This genomic interval carries:
- a CDS encoding pro-sigmaK processing inhibitor BofA family protein; protein product: MSQTAIISTIIVLVLITLFAGASFKPVKWIANGAVKLAIGALFLFFLNIFGASFGIHVPINIFTSLISGFLGVAGVASLVFIHIFLL